The following proteins are co-located in the Castanea sativa cultivar Marrone di Chiusa Pesio chromosome 8, ASM4071231v1 genome:
- the LOC142607335 gene encoding E3 ubiquitin-protein ligase KEG-like, giving the protein MAKKSKTKMRIPSCTICQTQYNDDSHAPLLLQCGHCFCKHCLSHMFAASAPPRPTLSCPKCRHLSTLGNSVLSLPKNYSLLPILSSDDDDDDSGDESDSESVSAAAASSSRCRGGGGGGGGGGGTGVVRSLCSDHEMRLVKGIGEDRWLGELRKVSKRCRHKVVVKRVEVGDVADCDWVEGELEKLRLASVWCRNVCAFHGVVREKDHLCLVMERCYGSVQSEMRRSGGRLTLQQILKYGADIARGVAELHAAGVVCMNLKPSNFLLDASGRAVVSDYGLPIILKKPSCRKARPGPEVEFSKMHWCIDCTLLSPHYTAPEVWEPLKKSLHLFRDDVSHISAESDAWSFGCALVEMCTGSIPWDGLSSEEIYRAVVKEGRPPPQYSSVVGVGIPRDLWKMIGECLQFKASKRPTFHAMLAIFLRHLQRIPHCPANQNNETANSPGIDMLELSPTSVLDISSVKSNHLHQLVSEGNLDGVRDLLAKSASGNNSSSIISLLEAHNSDGQTALHLACRRGCPQIVDAILEYGNVDVDVPDENGNPPIVFALAVGSSECVRALIRKSANAISRSMEGFGRSVAHVCAYYGQPDCMRELLLAGADPNAVDDDGETVLHIAVSKKFTDCAIVILENGGCKSMGALNSKGLTPLHLCIATLNVAVVKRWAEITSPREISEAIDIPSPAGTALCLAAALKKDRETEGRELVRILLAAGANPTAQDTQQYRTALHTAAMANDVELVKIILDAGVDVNIRNVHNTIPLHLALAKGAKPCVKLLLSAGANCNLQDDDGDNAFHIAADAAKLIRECLECIVVMLQCPGAAIEVRNHSGKTLHDLLEALPREWISEDLMEALMNKGLHLSPTIFQVGEWVKFKRSVKTPAHGWQGARHGSVGFVQYVQNSDSLDVSFCTGLAHVLANEVIKVLSLERGQLVRLKADIEKPRYELRGQSSDSIGTVLCVDDDDGIIRIGFTGASRGWQADPADFERVEEFKVGDWVRVRHNLPFAKHGFGAVTPGSIGVVYGIRPDSSLLIEFSYLASPWLCEPEEVESFSPFRIGDQVCVKRSVAEPRFPWDGETHHSVGKISDIESNGLLIIETPNRHIPWKADPSDMEKVEDFKVGDWVRVKASVPSPKYGWEDVNRTSIGIIRSLEEDGDMGIAFCFRSKIFSCSVTDMEKVSPFEVDQEIRVMPSITEPLLGWSNETPSTSGKIARIDMDGTLNVRVAGRVSLWKVSPSDAERLSGLAVGDWVRLKQCMGTRPNYEWNSVGRDSVAVVHNIQDYSYLELVSCFRTGRFIAHCTEVEKVSPFKIGQHVRFRTGLKEPRWGWREACPNSRGVVTAVNADGEIRVSFFNLSGLWRGDPADFEVEEMFEVGEWVKLKNDASKWKSLQPGSIGVVQGLGYKKDVWDGTVLVGFCGESELWAGQTAKLERVDRIKTGQRVRVKTNGKNPRFGWSGHTHASIVSIIAVDADGKLRTHTPAGSKAWMLDPSEVELVEEEVLKIGDWIRVKSSVATPVYHWGEVTHKSVGVVFRLEEGELWVSFCFMERPWICKEWEVEKVRAFKVGDTVKFREGLVTPRWGWGMETHASKGEVVGVDANGKLRIQFKWREGRPWIGDPADIVLDNSSSRDTMGM; this is encoded by the exons ATGGCTAAGAAATCGAAGACGAAAATGAGAATCCCGAGCTGCACGATATGCCAGACTCAGTACAACGACGACTCGCACGCGCCTCTCTTGCTCCAATGCGGCCATTGCTTCTGCAAGCACTGCCTCTCCCACATGTTCGCCGCATCGGCGCCGCCGCGCCCCACTCTCTCTTGCCCTAAGTGCCGCCACCTCTCCACTCTCGGTAACTCCGTCCTCTCTCTCCCCAAAAACTACTCCCTCCTCCCCATACTATCTTccgatgatgacgacgacgacagCGGCGATGAATCGGACTCGGAATCGGTGTCGGCGGCGGCGGCGTCGTCGTCGAGGTGCCGAGGCGGtggcggaggaggaggaggaggaggagggacgGGAGTGGTGAGGAGTTTGTGTTCGGATCACGAGATGAGGTTGGTGAAGGGGATTGGGGAGGACAGGTGGTTAGGGGAGCTGAGGAAGGTGAGCAAGCGGTGTAGGCATAAGGTGGTGGTGAAGAGAGTGGAGGTTGGCGACGTGGCGGACTGTGATTGGGTGGAAGGTGAGCTCGAGAAGCTTCGATTGGCTTCGGTGTGGTGTAGGAACGTGTGCGCCTTTCATGGAGTGGTGAGAGAGAAAGATCATCTCTGCCTTGTTATGGAGAGATGTTACGGTTCGGTTCAATCGGAGATGCGACGGAGCGGTGGCCGCCTTACTCTTCAGCAAATCCTCAA ATATGGGGCAGACATTGCACGTGGTGTGGCTGAACTCCATGCAGCAGGTGTTGTTTGCATGAACCTAAAGCCATCCAATTTTCTTCTGGATGCAAGTGGCCGTGCAGTGGTTTCTGATTATGGGCTTCCAATAATTTTGAAGAAACCTTCTTGCCGAAAAGCTCGACCTGGTCCAGAGGTTGAGTTCTCAAAAATGCATTGGTGTATTGATTGTACATTATTGAGTCCACATTACACAGCTCCAGAGGTGTGGGAGCCTTTAAAGAAGTCACTGCACTTATTCAGGGATGATGTGAGTCATATATCTGCAGAATCAGATGCCTGGAGTTTTGGTTGTGCCCTGGTTGAGATGTGCACTGGTTCCATTCC GTGGGATGGTTTAAGTTCTGAAGAAATTTATCGTGCTGTTGTCAAGGAAGGCAGGCCACCTCCACAATACTCAAGTGTTGTAGGTGTAGGGATTCCTAGAGATTTGTGGAAAATGATTGGTGAGTGCTTACAGTTCAAGGCATCAAAAAGACCAACATTTCATGCAATGCTTGCTATATTTCTTCGGCATCTGCAACGAATACCTCATTGTCCTGCAAATCAGAATAA CGAAACAGCTAATAGTCCTGGAATAGATATGTTGGAACTGTCCCCTACATCTGTTTTGGACATTTCCAGCGTTAAAAGCAACCATCTGCATCAACTTGTATCTGAAGGGAATCTGGATGGTGTTAG GGATCTGCTTGCTAAGTCTGCATCAGGGAATAATAGTAGTTCAATCATTTCTCTGCTGGAAGCACATAATTCTGATGGTCAAACTGCTCTGCACTTGGCTTGTAGACGGGGTTGCCCTCAGATTGTTGATGCTATTTTGGAGTATGGAAATGTGGATGTGGATGTCCCTGATGAAAATGGGAATCCTCCAATAGTGTTTGCTTTAGCAGTTGGGTCCTCAGAATGTGTACGCGCTCTCATCAGAAAATCAGCTAATGCCATATCTAGGTCAATGGAAGGCTTTGGTCGATCTGTTGCTCATGTTTGTGCATATTATGGGCAACCGGATTGTATGCGT GAATTACTATTGGCGGGAGCTGATCCCAACGCAGTGGATGATGATGGTGAAACTGTACTGCATATTGCCGTCTCCAAAAAATTTACAGACTGTGCTATTGTAATACTAGAAAATGGGGGCTGCAAATCAATGGGTGCTCTGAATTCAAAAGGATTAAC tccTCTACACTTGTGTATAGCAACTCTAAATGTGGCTGTAGTTAAGAGGTGGGCAGAAATCACATCACCCAGAGAGATTTCTGAAGCGATCGACATTCCAAGTCCAGCTGGGACTGCACTATGTCTGGCAGCTGCTCTAAAGAAAGATCGCGAGACAG AGGGCAGAGAGCTGGTAAGGATACTGCTTGCAGCTGGAGCAAACCCAACTGCCCAAGACACGCAACAGTATCGAACAGCTTTGCATACAGCTGCCATGGCCAATGATGTTGAGTTGGTTAAG ATTATCCTGGACGCTGGAGTTGATGTGAACATCAGGAACGTGCACAATACAATACCCCTTCATTTGGCACTGGCAAAAGGTGCCAAACCATGTGTCAAATTACTCTTGTCAGCTGGTGCAAATTGTAATTTGCAG gatgatgatggtgacaATGCTTTTCATATAGCTGCTGATGCAGCGAAGTTGATACGTGAATGTCTTGAGTGCATTGTAGTTATGTTGCAGTGTCCAGGTGCTGCTATTGAAGTAAGGAACCACAG TGGTAAGACATTGCATGATCTATTGGAAGCCCTACCACGAGAATGGATTTCTGAAGATCTTATGGAAGCACTTATGAATAAGGGACTTCATCTGTCTCCAACAAT atttcaaGTGGGGGAATGggtgaaatttaaaagaagcgTGAAAACCCCTGCACATGGTTGGCAAGGTGCAAGGCATGGGAGTGTTGGCTTTGTACAGTATGTCCAAAACAGTGACAGCCTTGATGTATCATTTTGCACCGGATTAGCTCATGTCTTAGCAAATGAAGTTATAAAAGTTCTCTCTTTGGAAAGGGGACAGCTTGTGCGACTCAAAGCTGACATTGAAAAGCCAAG GTATGAGTTGCGCGGACAATCATCTGACAGCATTGGAACTGTCCTGtgtgttgatgatgatgatggaatTATACGTATTGGATTTACTGGTGCATCTAGGGGATGGCAAGCTGATCCAGCAGATTTTGAAAGGGTTGAAGAGTTCAAGGTTGGTGACTGGGTTCGTGTTCGTCACAATCTTCCCTTCGCAAAGCATGGTTTTGGAGCTGTGACCCCAGGCAGTATTGGGGTAGTGTATGGTATTAGACCTGATAGTAGTCTTCTGATAGAATTTAGCTACTTAGCAAGCCCATGGCTTTGTGAACCAGAGGAAGTGGAGTCGTTCAGCCCATTTAGG ATTGGCGATCAAGTATGTGTAAAGAGATCTGTTGCGGAGCCCAGATTTCCTTGGGATGGTGAGACACATCATAGTGTTGGAAAAATAAGCGACATAGAGAGTAATGGTCTCCTGATAATTGAAACACCAAATCGGCACATACCATGGAAAGCTGATCCATCAGACATGGAAAAGGTGGAGGATTTCAAG GTTGGTGATTGGGTTAGAGTCAAAGCTTCAGTACCTTCTCCAAAATATGGGTGGGAAGATGTCAACAGGACAAGTATAGGAATAATTCGTAGCTTGGAGGAGGATGGTGATATGGGAATTGCATTTTGTTTCAGAAGCAAGATTTTCTCATGCTCTGTGACAGACATGGAGAAGGTGTCACCTTTTGAAGTGGATCAAGAGATTCGAGTGATGCCATCTATCACAGAGCCATTACTTGGATGGTCAAATGAAACGCCATCTACCTCAGGGAAAATTGCAAGGATTGACATGGATGGGACCCTTAAT GTAAGAGTGGCTGGCAGAGTGAGCTTGTGGAAAGTTTCACCAAGCGATGCAGAAAGGTTATCAGGATTGGCAGTTGGTGACTGGGTTCGGTTGAAGCAATGTATGGGAACACGACCAAATTATGAATGGAATAGTGTTGGGAGAGACAGTGTAGCAGTAGTGCACAACATACAGGATTACTCTTATTTAGAGCTGGTTTCTTGTTTTCGAACGGGTAGGTTCATTGCTCACTGCACTGAAGTTGAAAAGGTTTCACCCTTTAAAATTGGGCAGCACGTTAGGTTCCGTACTGGATTGAAAGAACCAAGATGGGGGTGGAGAGAAGCTTGCCCCAATTCAAGAGGTGTCGTAACTGCTGTAAATGCTgatggagaaataagagtttcATTCTTCAATTTGTCAGGTTTGTGGAGAGGAGATCCTGCAGATTTTGAGGTAGAGGAGATGTTTGAGGTTGGAGAATgggtaaaacttaaaaatgatgCTAGTAAATGGAAATCTCTGCAACCTGGAAGCATTGGTGTTGTACAAGGACTAGGGTATAAAAAAGATGTATGGGATGGCACTGTCCTTGTTGGGTTCTGTGGGGAATCAGAATTATGGGCAGGGCAGACTGCCAAGCTAGAAAGAGTGGATAGGATTAAAACTGGGCAACGGGTGAGAGTGAAGACCAATGGAAAAAATCCACGATTTGGGTGGTCAGGTCATACACATGCCAGCATCGTTAGCATAATAGCAGTTGATGCAGATGGAAAACTAAGAACTCACACTCCTGCTGGCTCAAAGGCATGGATGCTTGACCCATCAGAAGTGGAACTGGTGGAGGAAGAGGTATTAAAAATTGGAGATTGGATAAGGGTCAAATCATCTGTGGCAACACCAGTTTACCACTGGGGAGAAGTGACTCACAAGAGTGTCGGGGTGGTTTTCCGCTTGGAGGAAGGAGAGCTGTGGGTCTCATTTTGCTTTATGGAGCGCCCTTGGATATGCAAGGAATGGGAGGTAGAGAAGGTGAGAGCATTTAAAGTGGGTGACACTGTCAAATTTAGAGAAGGATTAGTAACCCCAAGATGGGGTTGGGGAATGGAGACACATGCTAGTAAGGGCGAGGTAGTTGGAGTGGATGCTAATGGGAAGCTAAGAATTCAGTTTAAATGGAGAGAAGGCCGGCCCTGGATTGGAGACCCAGCTGATATTGTTCTTGACAACAGCTCCAGTAGGGATACAATGGGAATGTAA
- the LOC142606333 gene encoding uncharacterized protein LOC142606333: protein MTYGMEAVIPLESGFPTLRSDQYNEVSNHEKIYDCLNTIEERREVASVKMGSYQQKLKRAYDKGVRSKPLVPGDLVLRKVVGVVRNPAWGKLGPNWEGPYRITSVAGIGAYRLEDLDGGVVPRPWNVDGSALK, encoded by the exons atgacgtatGGAATGGAAGCTGTAATACCATTAGAGTCAGGCTTTCCCACTCTGAGGTCCGACCAGTATAACGAAGTGAGCAATCATGAGAAGATATATGATTGTTTGAATACTATTGAGGAAAGGAGAGAAGTGGCCAGTGTGAAAATGGGCAGTTATCAGCAAAAGCTCAAGCGGGCGTACGACAAGGGAGTTAGATCCAAACCCTTGGTACCAGGTGATTTGGTGCTAAGAAAAGTAGTGGGGGTAGTAAGAAATCCGGCTTGGGGAAAGTTGGGTCCTAATTGGGAGGGGCCATATAGAATTACCTCAGTAGCAGGTATAGGGGCTTACCGTTTGGAAGATCTGGATGGAGGGGTGGTtcctcgcccttggaat GTGGATGGTAGCGCATTGAAATAA